CCAGaaccaacaaatattttttaaaaagcatttagaaaataaaacaaattgtattttaaagatcAAATAGAAAACTTGAGTCTACACTAGTAGTCTGACAAAATACAATCGACTATTAACACTTTCAGTATAATGCTGATGtggtaatataaaaaaataaccatATAATTTGATAGAAGAAAATGGAGCCAGCCAATCTTATTAGATACAAGAAGAAAGATATCACAATAAGAACAAATACAGGAGtattaaatatgatttttctcaggaaagaattcagagaatTATCCCCAGTATTCATGGCTAAACTATACAACCCAAGATAGAAATTCTGGCAAAGTGTGCTTTAGGTAAATGGGATTTTCATAATTTCTCCTGCCCCTACTCTACCCCACATACACACCATGCTGATTCTTGTCTATTTTTCTCTCCTGTTCCTGATTACATATTATATTAAAACCAAAATTTACCCTCTACCTGGTACAATATCACTTAAGAAAAAGCTTGAAAACAAGTCCCAACTAGGTCCCAAAGCCCAGAGAGTTCTCCTCTGGTGATTTCCAGTTCCAGGGAGTACTACTACTAAACAGGAGTCAGAAAAATGTCACCACATTCAACTAAATTAATTAGACTATAACAAATCCAGTATAcctgaaaacagcaaaatttaaaCAACCtacagtaaaaatattaaaatatcgcTTCTGAATAGgtattgatatttttatgaacACTGAATCCTATTTTTGACCCAAATGAAAGAATACtgcaaaaataaagtattattctctatgtgtgtgttttatcccTTTCATCATAGCAAAAGCACACATTTGAAATAAAGAGGATCAAAACTACAATACTTTTCCCCATTCTCTTAAGGTATGCACTATGTAGATTACTGTTCATATTAGACCACtgccttaaaaatgttttaatgctatccaataaaataaagttttgctAGATTATGAGTTTTTAACTagcaaaaaaatcttttaagttgtTAGTGTATTAAACTTGAGTTTCATAGTAATATTCTAACAGCCACGATTAAGTTCAGCGGTTTCCTATAATCCAGTAAAAGATTTTAGAACACAAGGCATAATTACACAAATGGCAATTGTTTCAAGCCTATTACACTACAACAGATTTAAGGAAAGTCATACGGATTTTTTAAGTAATATACTGCTGGTGGTAGAGACACTATCATACAATTTcaaattctaagaaataaaatgaactgtTTATTCTTCTGCTTTTTAACTATTGCCCAAAGCAGATGTGGTACCCTTGCAAATGAAACAGGTGAACTTTCTGCTGATAATAAAGTTGTTTGTAATtgatagtaaaaatatatttcaagtgcCTTGTTATATTTTCAGTGCTGGTATACTTTAGTAATTTCTGATAGTTATACATGCATTGAATAATGTGACATtcttaaaaatatcatatttaatcaaagtatttactattgaagttgggctttgaaataaatattttactattattaatttttaaccaAAACCAATCCTGTGTTGTAGGCTGAAAACTGAAGTTAATTCTTCTAAGATAAACAGCCTTCTTAATTGAGATGCTAATAGAAACTTAAAATTATTCCATGACTTGCAATAATGTGGGGTAAAGCAACTCATTTAAAAGGCAGGTCTCATGATGTTTCATCCactccttaaatatatttcttttaggCATACTTCTTTCTCTATAATAAAGTTCTGTCCAAAAGTAAGTGGTTTACAGAGGGAGCAAATATTTAGTGCTGGGTAAGTTTGCAAACAGTACCTGACAATTTCCACAACTGGTAATTAtctgatgggggagggggcagtcaagaaatgaaaagaaaactggtcattaaagttattacaatacttcagaaaacattaaacatatgacaaatatttcttaaaaggcAGTCGTTGAATAATTAGAATAAGAAGTCTGAAGAATTCTGTTGCTGAAAACAGTTATACATTATGTTTATCCAACTGAAGAttagtgcattaaaaaaaagttaaaaaatcttttatgttCCAGTTCAGCTGCACTTGATTCAAGTGTTGCTCACAGAGGTTTGTGttgttataaattaattaaacatgCTGCTGCTTTAGCAGCCAAATGTACTAGGTTCATGTCACAGAATAAATAGAGTCTCTTTCGAGCAAAAAAGTTATCTCACACCAATCCGGGAGGTCATCCACTCTAGACCTTGGCATAACctgaaacagaaagcaaaagtcatttcaaaataaagaaactatgtattaaaaactgaaagcatcctTTAAGTCTACTCTAAGTATATTTTTACAAGTATAGGTCCAAACATCAACATATAGCTACTATATTACAAGTTATTTCTAGTATGAGAAATAATGAGAAGGTCAGTTTGATTTGAGGATAAATAAGTTCCTAGAAATAAACCAGGCAGTCCATATGTAATACAATGGGTTCTCCTCAGCCTACTATGCCCAAATGGAAGttctttgaaaaggaagaatacATTAGAATGGCATTTTTCTTAATTGTTCATTGTTTAGAAGTGTGCCTTCCAAAATGACTCCTGATAAGAAAGAGACGCACTCTTGTGGAAAGCTGGGAGTTTAGACTTAATTTCTTTGACATCTCCTCTTTTATTCAGGTTACATTAGTTTTCTCCCAGTTAATGAATGACACAAGCAAGAAATGAACAACTGAAAATCTAGATTGTAAAAACTTTCTTCAAAAGTTTGTTCTTACCCTTTTTTGGTGAAACATTCCATTTATAGTaacagttacaaaaaaaaaaattgttggtaACTTAGTTAAACTGTAATTTAACAGTAGCATTTGAGTAAAATTATTTCAACCTGAGACACCATAAGAACAAAAATGGAACAGGATTCAAAGAAGCAAGCAAGCTGGTGGAACACACTTGGGAGAAATGTGAAGGAAGCCACACACTCACCCTTCCCCTGTTAAAGCGCAGCAGGACTGGATGTGCCACGGATGGTCCTTAATTGAGCTGAGGGTGAGGTATTTAGAGATTTCAGCTGCAGTCATACACCCTTTCATATCCTGTTTGTTGGCAAAGATAAGGACTGCAGCCTTCCGTAAATCCTGCAATCAACATGAAATCTtctattaacttttaaattttatattggcgtATAGGCAATTAATAATGctgtgagagtttcaggtggacagcaaagggactaagccatatatacacatgtatctattctcccccaattaaatatttatgtcaaatatcacaattcaaaataaaactaatgaagCAGGAGAGTAGAATAGGCCCTATGGAACAATTATAATGAAATCTCTGTACTTTAAAATAATCAGGCactgataatttaaaatttttgttgaaataaaaaatgacttcaAAGAACCATGATTTAATGATTCACTCTAACAAAGACATTAAACTAATATAAGCTagatattaaaagttatttttctgttgttgggCCACATGGGTCAagctaaaagtaaaataaacctgAGTCTGaaataatgacttaaaattatCTGAGCAATATTCTAACAGGTCAATATAGTATACTATAGAATCTCTCCAGAATTTAAAGGAGAGTACTGAAGGTGAGGGTTGGACAATAATACTAATTAGTCTGTTCAACTGAAGCTCACTGATTAACATTCACTGCAGAACTGGAAACACTGGAAGTAACTTTAATGTTCATTAACAGAAGAACAGATCAACTGTGGTAGATACACTAAGAGTAAAATACTATATAGTTGTTGATGGGTACACAAAATTGTAGTAATAATGTGCACAGTGACAATATGCATAATATTCATCACTTTTAGGATGGTGTAATCTTTCAGGGTCCtctcagagagaagagaagaaaatcagaTTGGAGAGATCTCACAAGGTATTTAACATCTTATATTGAGTGGCAGTGACATAAATGTTTTACTAAGTCTTTTGTATATATGAACTATTTAGAATtaagcaaccccatggattgtagccttccaggttcctttgtccatgggattttccaggcaagaatattggattgggctgccatttcctctgccaggggatcttcctgacccagagattaaccttcacctcctgcattggcaggagggttctttaccactgagccaccagggtagcccattATAAACTGTAGGGATGAAAAGATCTTAAATTTTCCATTCTCTTGCCACAATTTATCAGACTTACAAGTAGTTTTAACTGTGAAAACTATTTTCAATTAACAGCATCAGTCTCCAGATTAATGTGTTGGGTTTTCTTAAGTTTgataaaagtattaaaattttcTGACTTCATGACTTTCATCAGTTTGATATATAAAACTTTGTTAATGAAGAAATAACCAACAGCTGAGCACATTAATCTTTGTGAAAACACAAAACCAGTAAAGAGATACCTTACTccatttatgtttgttttcaaaatttaccTCGTGAGCCAACATTCTGTATAATTCTTCTTTCGTAATAGCTAGTCGTTCCCGGTCAATGCTATCAACCACAAGAATGATGAACTAGAAgacaagtaaaaagaaagaaaattgaatggGATGTTCATGTTTTCTGCAAAACTACTCTATTGCTAGAAGTACTTTCTACTATGAACATCATCACTATAAAACTGGTATTTTTCATCATAAAGAATTTGTATTATACTGAATCACATCAAGCAGTAAAATCCAAATGTTAATGAGAAACATAACACAACTTCAACAAATAAAAACCATgctggagtttatttttttaaagtgatatttgaatatataatatGCCCTTAATATATATactaagatttattttaaaatgcaggtagtaaaaggtatttttaaaaaagaaagccacagTCTTAAAAAAGTCACAGTAATTTAAATAACTCactaaaacttaaaagaaaaattttttacatAAAGTATCAACAATAGAAGGGCAAGAAAAATGtgttaaatggaaatatatatacacacttggATGTTACTAATAGTCTAAGAGAACAGGAAAAAGCTATTGATAACAGTGTAAATAAAGAAAGGTGTGTTACATATTCAAAATAAAGCATCtttgataagaaaaataagatacaatGAGAAATCATTCCTAACCTGAACATCttatacagaagaaaaagaaatgagactaAACACTTTGAGGGTTATAGAAGAGGAGTCAAATACACAGGTGGGGTAGAGTCATATTGTCCAAATGACTTTACAATTAGGGAAAAGAAACACCTAGAGCAACCCGAGCACAAACTAGCAAGAGCTTATAGAGAGATAAAAGGAATCTAAGAACAGGGGACAAATGTAAGAAATACAATCAGAATAGACAGAATATGGGAAGTAACTCTGTGAAGTTAAAGAAGGAAGGTGTCAGAAATTAGTCAATGACTGTGTAACTTGCTGTACTGAAATGGAGACATTTCAGCTTTTAAATGATGTAAAGAATTTAAGAAGCAAGATAAGAAGGGTGAACAAAGTGAACAAAAATCACTATGCAGATAAAATCTCTACCTAAGAACCTAAAACTGCAAATGCTATGTGCTATGCTACTGTGCTACATTACATGGAAGGTCAAAAAAGTTCTCTGTGGTAATTTTGATATTCTTGTAGAAATAGTTTCTAAGGACAATTCATGTAAGTGGAGTCACTAATAATGGATGTCTTTCTGGACCAATGTGAAGTCTTTTTGTGTCAACAAATTGAAAAACTACCATTTAGGAATGTTATCAATACATATGAATCAGCTGGAACCAACTCTGATCTATTCACCAAATGTAACTGCTCCCTTCAGACTTGGAGTTAACGGTAAGCTTTGACGAAATTACAGCTATGTTAAAATGTTGTTCTTCCCTTAttctaacacattttattttcagaatgttATTTTACTAtgttatatagaaatatatactaATCTAACCTATAACTGTAAATATTAGCCTATCAACCTATCCTCCccttgcaaataaaaataattaagcacTACTACAACTGCTAAATATCTATGATATGCCATTATGGTTTGACCAGTCACACACTGCActagaatatatacacacatacacataggcTATTATATTATAAATCTAGAGgaatattatgtttttttttattttaaaagacaagttATTCACCAAAAATTCCTTGCATCAATACTCCCACCTCCTCTGCAActccttctcaaaaaaaaaaaaaaaactcaatttttAAGAGGTTTCATTACAGAAAGAGTAACTGGTTTGGTGTACCTCTTTGTAAATAAAAACTATAGATGCAATTGTGCATTAGTATTCCTGAAGATAAACCTCTCTCAATAGCactgcacttttaaaaaaaaaaaaaatttgcctctaaaaagattaaataaacacaaatataaaagaTACTCCAGATTTGCTTCCTGGGTTGACTCAAATAATGAAATAAGTGAAAGCAAATGCTGGGAGGATGGCTTGCaaatcatttgctttttatttaaaatataatctcaTCAAAAATGTGAATGCTCAATTTATGTGATTTAAAAATCCTATATTAAATTATgcttaaaatactgtatttcccCCTAACCACAGCCTCTTTTAAGGTTGGGAAAGGTAATATAGCTCATCCTAGTGTCCACTTTCTCCAGCAATGGAGATATTACAGTATCAGCCtaaggatgaattgagagagccgGACAACAGTAAGCACTCCACTATAATAGCTCCCATTATTCTCCCAACTTGCCTTTCCTCTTTAATTTGAAAACCTCAAATTCCTTACAGAGAAAGAATCTTATTAAAAGGGAACTGTCACTATGCCTTCTGTACAGCCTATCTGTTTTCTGGGTTTACTCTTTGGTTCTTCTCATTCAAATTCAGAAGTAACCTCAGTATACCTCTGTATTTGAGTAATACGTA
This genomic interval from Cervus canadensis isolate Bull #8, Minnesota chromosome 10, ASM1932006v1, whole genome shotgun sequence contains the following:
- the ARL5B gene encoding ADP-ribosylation factor-like protein 5B; its protein translation is MMGLIFAKLWSLFCNQEHKVIIVGLDNAGKTTILYQFLMNEVVHTSPTIGSNVEEIVVKNTHFLMWDIGGQESLRSSWNTYYSNTEFIILVVDSIDRERLAITKEELYRMLAHEDLRKAAVLIFANKQDMKGCMTAAEISKYLTLSSIKDHPWHIQSCCALTGEGLCQGLEWMTSRIGVR